The Phycisphaerae bacterium genome includes a window with the following:
- a CDS encoding beta-galactosidase: protein MDLFERYDMIGGEVHYGRMEPRYWGAVLDAARGLGARVLACYVIWDYHEVREGEYDFTQLHAFLKEVESRGLRVLARPGPYCYAEWRNLGIPDHAVPYPKHHPEFRRKASHWIAAALAELRPHLGRLVIAVQADNEIDPFPHFYGEDQGFAEWLRQRYGSIEQVNAAWGTQYRDFTEPIPTLVPFVEDQRLRDGCQYRYDLATNYARWVVAEYRRHVGDTPILLNTWPGVDAQHWRDFAELADFYGIDPYPSNECRNDFRYFRERLRLLRAVTPHPYIAEFGSGIWHGMPDREYTPDHYRLTALTALASGVQGWNWYMLADRDNWHGAPINARGVERPELGDAFRTAVGWFEKLRHAPPPATSCAVTWSWHYHQVAQIRKCDADDPLFAVLHEMGLEYDFVDVDRDFAPPPLLFVAGRIAQPERLWRYVESGGTLVLFQRLIEGCVRPDGTSHPGAAHLETSLGFVSHGPVFSYRRTPGTPITARQLPVPADDDQRRMWDQATDRTYTTGYIEQRGQGRVLVLGCAPSRAAILAIHRHFGREIPVLSLTPGVHATRRGDQIIVLNPGAAQTARLEVAGQGRCIDLPRCGGVILDV from the coding sequence ATGGACCTGTTCGAGCGCTATGACATGATCGGCGGGGAGGTGCACTATGGGCGCATGGAGCCGCGCTACTGGGGTGCCGTCCTCGATGCGGCGCGCGGGCTGGGTGCGCGGGTGCTCGCCTGCTATGTCATCTGGGACTATCACGAGGTCCGCGAGGGCGAGTACGACTTCACGCAACTGCATGCATTCCTGAAGGAGGTTGAGTCACGCGGCCTGCGCGTGTTGGCCCGCCCGGGTCCGTACTGCTATGCCGAGTGGCGCAACCTGGGCATCCCCGATCACGCCGTGCCGTATCCCAAACATCATCCGGAATTCCGCCGCAAGGCGAGCCACTGGATCGCGGCGGCGCTCGCGGAACTGCGGCCGCACTTGGGGCGGCTGGTCATTGCCGTGCAGGCGGACAACGAGATCGACCCGTTCCCGCACTTCTATGGCGAGGACCAGGGTTTCGCCGAGTGGCTGCGGCAGCGGTATGGCTCCATCGAGCAGGTCAACGCGGCGTGGGGCACGCAGTACCGCGACTTCACCGAGCCGATCCCGACGCTCGTGCCCTTTGTCGAGGATCAGCGGCTGCGCGACGGTTGCCAGTACCGCTACGACTTGGCGACGAACTACGCACGCTGGGTCGTGGCCGAGTATCGCCGCCATGTGGGCGACACGCCGATCCTGCTGAACACGTGGCCGGGGGTGGATGCGCAGCACTGGCGCGACTTCGCCGAGCTGGCCGATTTCTACGGCATCGATCCGTATCCCTCGAACGAATGCCGCAACGACTTCCGCTACTTCCGCGAGCGCCTGCGCCTGCTGCGCGCCGTGACGCCGCACCCGTACATCGCCGAGTTTGGCAGCGGCATCTGGCACGGCATGCCCGACCGCGAGTACACGCCGGATCATTACCGCTTGACGGCCCTGACGGCGCTGGCCAGCGGCGTGCAGGGCTGGAACTGGTACATGCTGGCCGATCGCGACAACTGGCACGGGGCGCCCATCAATGCGCGCGGCGTGGAACGCCCCGAGCTGGGCGACGCGTTTCGCACCGCCGTCGGATGGTTTGAGAAGCTGCGGCATGCTCCGCCGCCCGCGACCTCCTGCGCGGTCACCTGGTCCTGGCACTACCACCAGGTGGCCCAGATCCGCAAGTGCGACGCCGACGACCCGCTGTTCGCCGTCCTGCACGAGATGGGCCTGGAATACGACTTCGTCGACGTGGATCGCGATTTCGCTCCGCCGCCGCTGCTATTCGTTGCGGGACGGATCGCGCAGCCGGAGCGGCTATGGCGATACGTGGAATCCGGCGGCACACTGGTGCTGTTCCAGCGACTGATCGAGGGGTGCGTGCGGCCCGACGGCACCAGTCATCCGGGTGCGGCGCACCTGGAGACCTCGCTCGGCTTCGTCAGCCACGGTCCGGTCTTCAGCTATCGGCGCACGCCGGGGACGCCGATCACGGCGCGACAATTGCCCGTGCCGGCGGATGATGACCAGCGCCGGATGTGGGACCAGGCGACGGACCGCACGTACACGACCGGGTACATCGAGCAGCGTGGCCAGGGCCGGGTGCTGGTGCTGGGCTGTGCCCCGAGCCGGGCGGCCATTCTTGCGATCCACCGGCACTTCGGCCGCGAGATACCGGTGCTGTCGCTGACGCCCGGGGTTCACGCCACGCGGCGCGGCGACCAGATCATCGTCCTGAACCCCGGCGCGGCGCAGACGGCCCGGCTCGAGGTGGCGGGCCAGGGCCGGTGTATCGACCTGCCGCGCTGCGGCGGCGTCATTCTGGATGTGTGA
- a CDS encoding right-handed parallel beta-helix repeat-containing protein, whose translation MNMLTLIAIAACAQPPQLPVVALTADDTRIERSCRIELPRDTVLRDANGDGVIQIVASGIVVELTGMLRGAPTDAAPETYEGYAIRVAGQKNVTLRGGAVNGYRCAVWATGADGLTLEDLDASDNRRARLESDPQVEDGSDWMFPHENDQNQWMTNYATALYVEDARDVTVRRCRVWHGQSGLCLDRVNEAKIYDNDFSFNSGWGIALWRSGHNVITRNACDFCMRGYSHMVYNRGQDSAGILVFEQCSDNVFAENSATHGGDGIFGFAGKEALGEAPAGETPLVHVGCDRNLFVRNDCSYAAAHGIEMTFSFGNRYSANRLVGNAICGLWLGYSQESLVADNEVAANGGMGYGLERGGVNIDSGRMNTIVRNKFDRNECGVHLWWGKLDAFKGWAAANIKDWEGNLIAENVFAGNTVGLHFRGPGKVTLARNRSEGERWEAVLDPQTQVIRDEAVTVPPTPVPEYPVFGDTRPVGARAALRGRENIIMTEWGPWDHASPLVRRLAITGPTQTWGVYRTSTKPEYALDGAGVIGAAAEPPVGPDPGEAYAVRADAPGVHPYTLTVRAGEFREQVRGTLVVTEWQVSEFPWTQKPETELEAWRKEAEGAQAQTRTLAGLALTHGPDPLEFGLPGNPSTEDLRGSRPRRPAGLIARTRLAVPAGDWTVALYANGGVRLLADGRPIMEEWKNSGARRVTAPLHLDAARDVEFVVEQFRERASQTLLFTIEPATK comes from the coding sequence ATGAACATGCTGACATTGATCGCGATCGCCGCCTGCGCCCAGCCGCCCCAGCTTCCGGTCGTCGCGCTGACGGCCGATGACACGCGGATTGAGCGCTCCTGCCGGATCGAGCTCCCGCGCGACACGGTGCTGCGGGACGCGAATGGCGACGGGGTAATCCAGATCGTGGCATCCGGTATCGTCGTGGAGCTGACCGGGATGCTGCGCGGGGCCCCGACCGACGCGGCCCCGGAGACGTACGAAGGCTACGCGATCCGCGTGGCGGGTCAGAAGAACGTGACGCTGCGCGGCGGAGCCGTCAACGGGTACCGCTGCGCGGTGTGGGCGACCGGCGCCGACGGGCTCACGCTGGAGGACCTCGACGCGTCGGACAATCGCCGTGCGCGCCTGGAGTCTGACCCGCAGGTTGAGGACGGCAGCGACTGGATGTTCCCGCACGAGAACGACCAGAACCAGTGGATGACGAATTACGCGACCGCGCTCTACGTCGAAGACGCGCGGGACGTGACGGTCCGGCGCTGCCGCGTGTGGCACGGCCAGAGCGGGCTGTGCCTCGACCGCGTCAACGAGGCGAAGATCTACGACAACGACTTCTCATTCAACTCGGGTTGGGGCATCGCCCTGTGGCGCTCCGGGCATAACGTCATCACCCGCAACGCCTGCGACTTCTGCATGCGCGGCTACAGCCACATGGTCTACAACCGCGGCCAGGACTCGGCCGGCATCCTGGTTTTCGAGCAGTGCAGCGACAACGTCTTTGCCGAGAACTCGGCGACCCACGGCGGCGACGGCATCTTCGGGTTCGCCGGCAAGGAGGCCCTCGGCGAAGCGCCGGCGGGCGAGACACCGCTGGTGCACGTGGGCTGCGACCGAAACCTGTTTGTGCGGAATGACTGCTCATACGCCGCCGCACACGGCATCGAGATGACGTTCTCGTTCGGCAACCGTTACTCCGCGAACCGCCTGGTGGGCAACGCGATCTGCGGGCTCTGGCTCGGATACTCTCAGGAGTCGCTGGTGGCCGACAACGAGGTCGCCGCGAACGGCGGGATGGGCTACGGGCTGGAGCGGGGCGGCGTGAACATCGACAGCGGGCGCATGAACACGATCGTGCGGAACAAGTTTGACCGGAACGAATGCGGGGTGCACCTGTGGTGGGGCAAGCTCGACGCGTTCAAGGGTTGGGCGGCCGCGAACATCAAGGACTGGGAGGGGAACCTCATCGCCGAGAATGTGTTCGCGGGCAACACCGTCGGGCTGCACTTCCGCGGGCCGGGCAAGGTCACGTTGGCGCGCAACCGGTCCGAGGGGGAACGCTGGGAGGCGGTACTCGACCCGCAGACGCAGGTGATCCGCGACGAGGCCGTCACCGTGCCGCCAACGCCGGTGCCGGAATACCCGGTGTTCGGGGATACGCGACCGGTCGGTGCGCGCGCGGCACTCCGCGGCCGCGAAAACATCATCATGACGGAGTGGGGGCCGTGGGACCACGCTTCGCCGCTCGTGCGGCGACTCGCGATCACGGGGCCGACGCAGACCTGGGGCGTCTATCGCACGAGCACCAAGCCGGAGTACGCGCTGGACGGGGCGGGCGTGATTGGTGCGGCGGCCGAACCGCCGGTCGGGCCTGATCCGGGCGAAGCGTATGCGGTGAGAGCCGACGCGCCGGGCGTGCATCCGTATACGCTGACGGTGCGGGCCGGCGAGTTCCGTGAGCAGGTGCGGGGCACACTGGTCGTCACCGAGTGGCAGGTCAGCGAGTTCCCGTGGACGCAGAAACCGGAAACGGAACTGGAGGCGTGGCGGAAGGAGGCTGAGGGGGCGCAGGCGCAGACTCGCACTCTCGCCGGCCTGGCGCTGACGCACGGACCCGATCCGCTCGAGTTCGGGCTGCCGGGCAACCCGTCGACGGAAGACCTGCGGGGCAGTCGCCCGCGCCGACCCGCCGGTCTGATCGCGCGGACGCGGCTGGCGGTGCCAGCCGGGGACTGGACGGTCGCGCTCTATGCCAACGGCGGCGTGCGGCTGCTCGCGGACGGTCGCCCGATCATGGAGGAGTGGAAGAACAGTGGGGCGCGGCGGGTGACGGCGCCGCTGCACCTTGACGCGGCGCGCGACGTCGAGTTCGTCGTCGAGCAATTCCGCGAGCGTGCCAGCCAGACGCTGCTGTTCACCATCGAGCCGGCAACGAAGTAG
- a CDS encoding sugar ABC transporter substrate-binding protein produces MRVFVVATLFSAVVLLAILSRAVVGRAAGSARIVLRVSNWGSPAVESGFMTLEREIREEFEQMHPGVRVQFEQIPGFGQYAPKLLMMHVSGSVPDVIALDASSAAVFIDNGVVRDLAPLVAEDPEFRLADYFERVVQIFRRDQRVYSIPLDFTPMMMYYNRRLFDAAGVPYPQRGWTWDEFLHAAQRLTIPADQPGAPPRQYGMYFMNVMPFWVPWLWTNGGDVLDPTGRQATGNFDGPRSVAAMQFLTDLMLTHHVAPTIDEGKAAGVDLFRSGRAAMDVKGHWMMIDYQAEGLDFGVVDLPTNTGQPTTVIYASGLSIMTKSPHADLAWEYIKYMTSREVQVRRVSSGLAISGNRQAAAHYAGTPVEDAFIAAVEYARAPWGATVERYPVVEALGEEMMEDLLRSRAALGVQTELHRAAQLIDAALAEP; encoded by the coding sequence ATGCGCGTTTTTGTCGTTGCCACGCTTTTCTCCGCGGTGGTGCTGCTCGCGATCCTGTCGCGCGCTGTCGTCGGGCGCGCCGCAGGCTCAGCGCGGATCGTGCTGCGCGTGTCCAACTGGGGCAGCCCGGCAGTCGAATCGGGCTTCATGACGCTGGAACGCGAAATCCGCGAAGAGTTCGAACAGATGCATCCCGGCGTCCGCGTGCAATTCGAGCAGATTCCCGGGTTCGGCCAGTACGCCCCCAAGCTGCTGATGATGCATGTCAGCGGCAGTGTCCCCGACGTGATCGCCCTCGACGCTTCGTCGGCGGCCGTGTTCATCGACAACGGCGTGGTCCGCGACCTGGCGCCGCTGGTCGCCGAAGACCCAGAATTCCGTCTGGCCGACTACTTCGAACGGGTCGTGCAGATCTTCCGTCGGGACCAGCGGGTCTACTCCATCCCGCTCGATTTCACGCCCATGATGATGTACTACAACCGGCGCCTGTTCGACGCGGCCGGCGTGCCCTATCCGCAGCGCGGCTGGACCTGGGACGAGTTCCTGCATGCGGCCCAGCGTCTGACCATCCCCGCCGACCAGCCGGGGGCACCTCCCCGCCAGTACGGCATGTACTTCATGAACGTCATGCCGTTCTGGGTCCCGTGGTTGTGGACCAACGGCGGCGACGTGCTGGACCCGACCGGCCGCCAGGCCACCGGCAACTTCGACGGCCCGCGCTCGGTCGCGGCCATGCAGTTCCTGACCGATCTCATGCTCACGCACCATGTCGCCCCGACCATCGACGAAGGCAAGGCCGCCGGCGTAGACCTGTTCCGCTCTGGCCGCGCCGCCATGGACGTCAAAGGCCACTGGATGATGATCGACTACCAAGCCGAGGGGCTCGACTTCGGCGTGGTGGACCTACCCACGAACACCGGCCAACCGACCACGGTGATCTACGCGAGCGGCCTCTCGATCATGACCAAGTCGCCTCACGCCGACCTCGCCTGGGAGTACATCAAGTACATGACCAGCCGCGAAGTGCAGGTGCGGCGCGTGTCCTCCGGGCTGGCCATTTCGGGCAACCGGCAGGCGGCGGCGCACTACGCCGGGACGCCCGTGGAGGACGCGTTCATCGCCGCCGTGGAGTACGCCCGGGCGCCGTGGGGCGCGACGGTCGAGCGCTACCCCGTGGTCGAGGCGTTGGGGGAAGAGATGATGGAAGACCTGCTCCGCTCGCGCGCCGCGCTCGGCGTCCAGACGGAGCTGCACCGTGCCGCCCAGCTCATCGATGCGGCCCTGGCGGAGCCGTGA